The Seriola aureovittata isolate HTS-2021-v1 ecotype China chromosome 7, ASM2101889v1, whole genome shotgun sequence genome includes the window TAATGTGAAAAACTTCATTTACTGCTTTAGTCAACTAAGTTTTCACTGGCACTCAACAGATTATTCGAGAAAACACTGTAGAGCCTAATTATGGTACAAGATCTAAttatttttacaacattatTCTGTGACACTGCGTTGTGCTTCCTCAAACCACCAACGCGCATGTTtgtctctgcacacacagaaacaggaagcgGACTGATGGTGATCATGGGAACTGAATGAGCCGGTTTCATTCAGCAGCGGAGAAGTTTGCTGCCAGTTCTTCACCGGGATGCAGACATGAATATATGGATGAGGAGCCGCACGGAGGTACGTGAGGAGGTCAGTGACTTGAAGTAGAAGTTTTAACCATGAGTTATTCATCTAATTGTGCGAGTTTTGATCTTAACTATGATGATTTAGCAGAGTCGCGTCTGAGGTGTAGAGGCAGATTGGAAGCATCCTCTTACCTGCACAACTTGTGACGCTGGATCACGTGTCACACCAGCAATAAAACTGTTTCAGCTGATCATTAAACTTTAATGAGTAAAAACCTATGAACTCTAAATTCTTTGCTAAACCACATAGACTCCATTCTGTGTAGGCATGAGCATACGTAAACTTTGGATCCTAACAGTGTGACGGTGATTTTTGCCTGGACACATTCACAGTAGTTCATAGCAGTTCTCCATGTGcaatgattttgtttgttttgctacTGACTTCCAGTTACCTATTTTTAGCTTCATTCCTACATAAAGACTTGAACAGTCAGCCTCTAGATTTCCTTGACAGGTGATATTCTGGTTATGTCTTTTATTAGCTacatataattatttaaataagtaacagaaaataatgttaATTTGCTCATGATTTAATTACGTCAAATAGTCAATGTGCCTTCTTcatgaaaactggaaaaagtACCTTGTTTACATAGAATTTTCTGGATTTGTATGGGCGCAGATCAAAGGGGTGGACATCTAAAAGCTGGAGACATCTGACTGTGTTAGTTGCTTTTCGAAGCTGTGATTATAGccctctttttatttccatgtaATTGATTATGATGGTCAAATTTTTTATCTAGGTTATGTTTCTGGCTGCCAGCTTGCTCCAGAAATGACAGTCAGCCTTCTCTTCTGCTTGTATTCCTGTAAATTCTCGGTTATggtacttctctctctccctcgctccccAGCCCTGAACCTTCACACTACTTTCCTGTGTTTGAAGGAAACGTTTGACCCAGATCTCACTGCAGGCTTGACCGCTTCAGAtctgaaagacagaaatgtcaaattgtTGTGTGCTCATGTCAGTTATTGTGCTGTGACATTATCAGAAGATGTAACACTAATCCATATATTGCATGTAAAAAGATTATGTTCTTATGGGTTGATGTGGGATTTTCCCTGTTTTTTCCAatgatcacatgactgctgTAGATTATGATGATCGTGTCACATCCTCAGACTAATAATGAAGGGACAGCAGCCAGTCATGTGGCATTCTCTCTAATGGGAAATTAGTAAAGTTATGCTGAATGTTCTCGCTGCTGATGATTAGTTATgatttcatgcatttttcataGGGAGAGCACTTGATTTTAATGATTGATTTGATGAGTGATTTTAATCTTAATGTTTCTTGCAGCTGGCTAAAGGTCCTTTCGTGATGAGACTGCTTTAAGGTGGACTCAATGTTAACATTTCATCTGTGCAGCCCATTCAGTGTGGCCCAGTTACAAgtcatgttctctgtgttttcgtgtgtatgtgtgtctgtcctcctctgcgCACATGAGCTTAATTTTCCAATAAGACCGTGTGGTGTCTCAGCTGTAAAGAAAGAGTAGCAGACCATGGAGGGAGAAAGATAACCAATGATCAGTTAGGGTGTAGAAAAATGAATCTCTGCTTTGTCACAGACTGTGAAAAATACTCACAAAATGATGAGTGACAACCGGTTTCATGCCAACATTTTCCCTGTTGAGTTTAATGCAGTTTAACGGATTCAGTTGTTTTCCCAAGTTGTCATAGGAATTTTTACCTAATAGGTGCCACTGCTGCCACCGTCTAAAAATGACAAGCTGATAATCTGCTGGCAACAATGTTTTGTTCCACACATTTATGCAGCGGTAATCAATACCACAGTGCATTAGAGCCATAAATATAGACATTGTAGTACAGTATGTTGTGTGGGTGTCAGTGAGCTGATAAGTTTAAGCATGGACTAATGGAGAATTTCCTCTAATTATTTGTTTGCAGTCGGATTATAGCAATGATACTATATTTAACTTTTGTAGCTATATTAATTACTGAGAGGCTGTTTCTACTTTCTCCATCATGTGGTGGAAAAGAAGGTCCGACTGCATCTGTAGAAGTTGATGTTGATGAGACGAGCGGCAGCGATAATGAGCTGCAACAACCACTCTGTCATATGTTGTGACTTTATTTAGCTGATCAATTTTATTCTCACGCAGAGATAAAGATAAGAGGAACAGCTGTCTcccttgttaaaaaaaaaaagccaaaataagtataaaatctgttttttttttccctctgtgatcTGTATCTCTTGATCTTTGTCACTCTGGTTCCTTtgacttctctctctgtatttcttctctgctgctttcaGCGGTTGTGATCTAGCAGGTCTGAGTTGGCCCGTGGTCGAGTTCTGCTGGTCCAACTGGGTCCTGGACTGGTTTCAGTGATGGCGGACCATCTGCCTCCTGCTCTGCTGGAAGCCTGCGTAGTAGTAGGAGCATCTGTCGACAAACTCAGGGAGGTCTACCAGGTATTTGCCTTCAAACACCTGAAAACCtaatattttcttatctttatctttttatcaaCCCGGCTAGCTCCACTGAGATTAAGGATTTCTTTTTCAAGCGAGATCTGACCAAAAAAGCAGCTTCATTGCAAACTTTAAACTGCACAACAGCAACATGTAAAAATGCCCAGAAGTCCAAACTAAACCAACCCAGTGGGCCAGACAACAAACATAATAACAATGCCCTAATGATCCTAAAAAGCCATGCTATCTGTGTTGATTCCCGTCCTGTCTGCCACTCAGGCTGTTAACAATAATGGAGGTCTAGAGCATCTGCTGTTGGAGCCAGAGGTCCTGCATGTCCTGGCGCCTCCCTTTGTTAGCAGACCACAAAATGAGAGTGAAGTGGTGAGGCCACGTGGGAAGAGGCGGCGCTCCTTtctcaggaggaagagggaacaacctccttcagctgctgctgctgctgcaacccAGAGCCAAGGTGTGGTACCTGCTTGTCTGGTCTGGTACACCCGCTGGTCACTTACCTGTACATACATAGGAGGTTTTAGTTTATTCTCAAATATTGAAAATCTTTCTTCTCCATTCCCTGCGCAAACTGTTTTAACCATATTATCATCAGTGATCGGTATCATTTTGTTTTAGCTGCTGATATTTTTGCAGGTGGAGGagcagaaggaagaggaggaagtgaagatGTCAGTGTTCCCAAAGACATTGACCTCATGGCTTTGCCTCAGCTCTGCTTCCCTGGTATTTAGTGTCCTGATTTGAAGTTTGTGTTATAACAGCCTCTGAAAGCACTGATTTTGTATATGCATGCTGTTCAGCCATAGAGCAGCATGAAACTGACAGCTTGTAATTGTATAATTGTAGCATATCAGGTCAGTGTGATAacgtgtgtatatatatttttctttccaccaGATGGGCTGCAAGTCACTTATGAACAGAGAGATGAACAGTTTCACTTCCTGGTTTTCACTGATGTCTTTGGCAACAAGTCCCATGGAGTAGTAATGCAGTGTTACCGACCGATACTGGTACACAGCGCTACACGTACTACATCACACACTGCAACGGTTAACTTACATCCcaactgtgttttactgctACAACCAAATTTCTAACTACAATGCTCATTGTGCTGCTGACAGGCCAGATAACAAGACATTTTAGGTGCAGGCATGGGTTAACAAATGAATTCAGATAAAACTAACCAGACCTTGAATAAAAGCAAGTCACTGTCGGATTgtctttcctgtgttttttgCAGGAAGGGACGTCTTCCTTCCACAATGGAACCGGGTCCTCTAAGTTTTCTACACTTTTCTCTGCCTTCAGTTTCTGTGTAATATCCAAGTATCCGTACTTCACTGCGCTGAAAGACTGTCTGTCCTGGTGAGAGAGAGCGTGCCCAACCAAACTGCTTTGCTCGGcaatttttaaaaaccaaatggttttgtttgtttcattattacTAAGATCTACTTGTCAACAGGCCAACAGCGTGTGTGTAATGGATATTTGATCTGAAACACAGCTTAACTCTTATTTTAAGAAAACCTCTGAGGAATCATTTGTCTGGTAACTGAATCTAAAGTTATTTGTTTGCACCAATTATTGTATGTCTCTCCgtctgtttctttgtcagcCTGTTAGTCCAGCTGAGAACTTGTCGTTTATCAGACatggaggagagagtgaaggagtTTGCAGCCAAACTGACACTTGTGCCCGTCCCACCTCCTGGACATCtacatttggtgtgtgtgtgtgtgtgtgtgtgtgtgtgtgtgtgtgtgtgtgtgtgtgtgtgtgtgtgtgtgtgtgtgtgtgtgtgtgtgtgtgtgtgtgtgtgtgtgtgtgtgtgtgtgtgtgtgtgtgtgtgtgtgtgtgtgtgtgtgtgtgtgtgtgtgtgtgtgtgtgtgtgtgtgtgtgtgtgtgtgtgtgtgtgtgtgtgtgtgtgtgtgtgtgtgtgtgtgtgtgtgtgtgtgtgtgtgtgtgtgtgtgtgtgtgtgtgtgtgtgtgtgtgtgtgtgtgtgtgtgtgtgtgtgtgtgtgtgtgtgtgtgtgtgtgtgtgtgtgtgtgtgtgtgtgtgtgtgtgtgtgtgtgtgtgtgtgtgtgtgtgtgtgtgtgtgtgtgtgtgtgtgtgtgtgtgtgtgtgtgtgtgtgtgtgtgtgtgtgtgtgtgtgtgtgtgtgtgtgtgtgtgtgtgtgtgtgtgtgtgtgtgtgtgtgtgtgtgtgtgtgtgtgtgtgtgtgtgtgtgtgtgtgtgtgtgtgtgtgtgtgtgtgtgtgtgtgtgtgtgtgtgtgtgtgtgtgtgtgtgtgtgtgtgtgtgtgtgtgtgtgtgtgtgtgtgtgtgtgtgtgtgtgtgtgtgtgtgtgtgtgtgtgtgtgtggtgtgtgtgtgtgtgtgtgtggtgtgtgtgtgtgggggtgggggggtgggggggtggggggggggtgggggggggtgtgtaGGTGTAGCCAGGCTACAATGATTTGAAGATCTGTTCACTTTGTGGTCACATGTCCtaaaaatgtttacattcaTAATCACACGTGCCAGAAGTTAGTTGATATAAGAGCACCAACTGTAACTGTGtatgttttccagatgtttaCTTTGCGTCCTCTGACCATTGTATTACCATCCAGTGAAGACAAAGACCACCCAGCTATAGATTTAGACCTCCATCTACCTTTCCTCTGCTTCAGGCCACAGCAACTACTGCAGGTTATTACACACACCTGTATTGTTGTATTTATCAGTGAAGCACAAGGAGGCTCACATTGAACCTCATGCCTCTTTCTCCAtttatctgtctttctgtccctgtctctgtagGTGATGTCTTGTCTCCTGCAGGAGCAGCGGGTGGTGTTATTTTCTTCTGACTGGGCCAGACTCACACTGGTGGCAGAGAGTTTGTTGCTTTTCCTGCAAGTCAGTTCAAAATTTATGTCTGCACATCTGCACAGGGCAAAGTAGTGTTAAAGTTAATCATgatttttattgaatttaaCTGGTAACTATGAGATCAGAATGACTTTTCTCACATTAAATTAAGTTTCGCCCACCGTTTAAAAAGGGAAAGactctggttttaaaagcaCAGTGCTACACGGCTTGTGGTTGTTAAAGTGAAGAGTAGAGCAGGGCTGCAGTTGGAGGCCTTAATAAAAGCCCTGTTTGAGTAAATGTCTGTCTTTGGAAcctgaaattaaatgtaaattatgaaaaaaagttACAGCACAATACAATCAATAAATATTATGATAATGATCAAATGAAATTTTAACCCATGGCTTACTATTACGTTTGTTTTCTCAACATATTACTATTTTTGCTGATTCATTTTGGACATGGTAAAGTCACTTTTGCAATTTTATGCAATTTAAGAAGACATCCTTTAATATTTTGGTCCATGGGTTTGTTCATCCATGTCTTCCTGATCTTTCCTCCAGCCTCTGTCATGGCAGCAGCCTTATGTTCCTGTCCTGGCCAGAGGCATGCTGGACTTTCTCATGGCTCCGACTGCCTTCCTTATGGGCTGCCATCTCAGCCATTTTGAAGAGGTTGCTGCCGTAAGTACACAACCTTCCAACTTAAATTTTCCACCACAGGATATCAGAGGGATGTgggtttgctgctgtttttgtctttggccacaacttatttttttttacttcatctAAGAAAATCTAAAGCAAAGAAGGTTATATACTTGAAGTTCAAATACAGTTTGCtaagttgttgttgtcagtttgAGTATACCTTATTTGTAGGTCATATGTTCTTTGGTTTATGGTTGTTTATGTTAATGCATATTGACAGAATTTTTACAGATCAAAGGAATAAACGGAGAGATGAATGAAACATTAATTTTAACCTTGACACTCTTTTATCCAGGAAACAGATGATCTGATCTTAATCAACATTGATAATGGAAgtgtctccacttcctgttctgaTACCGTTGACCTTCCCAACattcctccagctgctgcagactgcTTCACACAGAGGtactcattattattattattcaaaacacTAGCAGGTACATATACTGGAGACGTGGAAGTGTAGATCTTTTATTGACGGTAAGCGTCTTTGGAACTAGGCCAGAGGTATGGAGACGTAGCCACTGTCGGTTTGTACAGTTTGAGTATGTTTTGCAGGAGTCAGTCTCTGCAGATACACTTTGACTTGGATCAGTGCCACCACACCAGCTGCACCGACATCAACGAGGAGCGGGCGCACAGAAGAGCGTGGCAACAGAACCTCAACCATGACATCCAGAGGATCACGCTGGAAATGATTGTCAACATAttcaggttgtgtgtgtattctttgGGTATTAAGATACAATGGGATGGTTCTCctaaatgatatatatattttgttgatatatacatgtatgtattttACAGGGATGTTAGTTGTCATCTTAACTATGAACATCGAGTGTTTAACAGTGAAGAGTTCCTGAAAACCAGAGAGCCAGCTGAACAAGTTTTTTACAAGAAGGTAAAGACTGACCTGATagaaaaagtgatatttttctACTATAgtattttctattgttttacTTGAATGGACGACACCTCTGAGCAAACATGGGATGCTGGGCCGGATGCGCATCTTTACATCAGCATGACTGTGTTGCAGGTGCTGGAGACATACATCTTCCATTCCTTCCTCAAGGATCGTCTCAACAGGAAAATAGACAATTACGCTCGCATGGAGCTCAGCACTCGTTCAGAGATGCAAAAGTAAGATATCTGATAATCTTCAGACTGACCTATAACACATTCATGAAGTTCACCACTTGATCTGTGTGTATTGATTATAAATGAAGTTGAACACACCTCTTGGTATAAATCAGTACAGTTCAAAAGCACCACAACTTACAGCCTCAATAAGGACCACACAGATGTATcagcacctctctaaaacaacaaaaactttacaatcatttttttttttttttttattaaactgggaactaagtgtattttttttctgacatattttcttcatctctttttcgTGCTGGAGCAGTATCCATGCAATGCATTGTTTCTATCATGTGTCCTCAAGGATGAAGGCTATGATTGAAGTCCCACGGAGACCCACCATGCAGGAGATTCAAGCCCGGAGAAAGAGCTCCATCACAGAGAACAGGCTGAATAAGAGACTGGGGATGAGCCTTCCTAACCTGGGAGATGCCCAAACTATCAGCTTCAAAAGAAACTCACTGCTGAGTCGGATCATCGTGTCTGACCCTGGTGAAGCTAAAGGGGGATATACccaattttatgactttatatacagGGGTACGAACAAGTGGCAATAAAGAATTTAACATTTCCTCaatttttcttgcttttcttgtcctctcctcctccacctcctcctccccccatcCTCCACTCTGTCTTTGTCCCTTAGCGCTGAGAACTCCTCCTAAGCCTGTAAAGGTGTTTAAACTCCCAGACTTCCCGGCGTCTCTGTCCTTCCACTCTGtccaaagttattacagtgaGCTCATCCAGCAGCTCGGCAAGGCCATCTTCTCCGTCCAAAACGAGAACTCTACTCTGCTTGCCAGGTACTCTGCTTTCATCATTTTCTACGCCCCTCCCGCTATCGCTTCAAGAACAACCCTGTAATTCCTGTCTTCTTCATTTTGAtttgtacaataaaatgtttttccacttcTCATTGTCGGTCCGTTGATTCTCTTCACTCTCCGTCTGTTTTaactcctctgtttcctcctcttgttGAACGTCTTTAATCCACTATGAACCTTGTCTTGAATTAAATCATTTCCCCTCTGTAGATTCTACTACTTGCGTGGTTTCATCAACACGTTGTGTTCACGGCGGCTGGACGCTCTGAGTGATTTCCAGAACCTCTACAAGACAGACACCGCCATCTTCCCCACACAGCTGCTCACGTGGCTCGTGGACTCGCTGCACCGAGACGAGAGACAGCAAGCTGACAGACGACCTGAACTCAAGAGACTCATCCTCAAGGTCAGTCGGCTCACGCCTTCATCGTCACCTCTGTTGTAGAGGTGGTTGGTTGGTGATAGACAGtatgtttgctgctgtgataTAGCTGCCTCTGATGGAGATTACGTAGCGATGATGTTGGTgatctttactttttttctcatctATTAGGTGAAGACAGAGAATGAGAAGACATTGGTGCAGCCCGACGACCATGTGAAGAATTTCGAGCTTCCTCGTAAGCATCTGCATCAGGACGACTTTGTGCGGTGTGTGCAAGAATGTGGGATTGTTAAGGATGTGGCGACCATACACCGTTTATTTGATGCTCTCACTGATGGTAAGTGAAGGAAAGGAAGGCTGATGTGTGTAGATTAGATAAAACTTTTGATTTCTGTTACACATGTACAGTGTGAGTCAAAGTAAAGTGCTATAAATGCTATGGTGCTGATTTAAAATCCAAATCCATGGTGACAAATGGGCGAATCTTTAAGGCATCTTGTTTCTTAGGCATCTTAGGTCCTGCAATTCGATGAGCTCTGAGCTAACGTAATGGAAACAGAAAGCTAGATGCTAATCATTTTTGTCACCAGCATTAAACAAAAGAATTTTGAATTGATTACACCAGTGGCTGCCGACATGGTGGAATCAATCAGCTGTCAGATGATCTGTTACACTCGTTTAATGCTCTGTAAGCATAAAGTACAGTCTGTTCAGCAtgttctctcacacactcacacatattgTTCAAATGAACCctgctaaatgtaaatgtaacacaAGTGTCCAACTGAGGGTACAGACACATGGTAATGTAAATCTCATAATTGTAAATTCAGCatattatgtctgtgtgtctcgACCAGGCACAGATTATAAAATCttcagactgtctgactgaccTCTATCCTTTTGGAGTGCTCTTACAATGGTTTTTGGATTTCTTTCTTGACAGGTTGAACCTGTCTGATACAGGATTTTTGAGGCTGATAGTGATATTTCAGAGTTTAAAAAATCCCATCAGGTGGCCCAATATTAATTTTCTTTGCACAACCCCTAACATAAATAAATGGACCTTTTAGCATTTCTGTTCTTCAGCTCATTATTATTTATCGGCTGACATATACGCTGATACTGATACATCTGCAATGAGCTAATATCAGCCTGGCCAATTTAATCTCTAATgccttaaagctgcactaatcaataccCTGAGCAGTCGTTCATAGTgacaaaatggcagaaaattaTCATCCAACTCTGCAGTGTCCCTCGGCATTTTAGAGGTGTTTAGATCATTGAtttggttcagtctcatcactattgtttttcacattaaaaactgtTGCTACGTGCTCAGCAGCAAgtagcagacagacaaagtcactgagtagctggtgaacatataacagctaaagagccagatatgttggtggagaccaaaaccagagcaaaagaatgaatgaatattggTCTTAAATTCATCAGATGGCCAGAAATATGTGAATGTTGAGGTGCctttgtgtctgctggatgtgcaaATAAGTAACTGTGATCTAATAGTGCCATTGACAAATTGCTTTGGTCTTAGAACAAATGGGCTACAATGATCAACTTTCTGATATGTATCCAATAtctaatttattgttttcagtaAGCCACACCATGCGATATAAGATAACACAATTTGTTAATCTTCAGAGGAAAATTTTGTATTATAAATTTCTAGTCATTAAAGCTAATCTGtaaatcaaaggaaaaaagtcagtttagagcaacaaaaaacatgagagaaaaaagCGCGACAGCGGTCATGAAATGACTCATGGTGTGTTACGCCACAGacacatatcacacacagtctttgaagtgtttttttccccaccaaCATGTTTTTCCCCATCTTTGTTTGAATTTCTATCTGAC containing:
- the LOC130172290 gene encoding DENN domain-containing protein 3-like; the encoded protein is MADHLPPALLEACVVVGASVDKLREVYQAVNNNGGLEHLLLEPEVLHVLAPPFVSRPQNESEVVRPRGKRRRSFLRRKREQPPSAAAAAATQSQGGGAEGRGGSEDVSVPKDIDLMALPQLCFPDGLQVTYEQRDEQFHFLVFTDVFGNKSHGVVMQCYRPILEGTSSFHNGTGSSKFSTLFSAFSFCVISKYPYFTALKDCLSCLLVQLRTCRLSDMEERVKEFAAKLTLVPVPPPGHLHLMFTLRPLTIVLPSSEDKDHPAIDLDLHLPFLCFRPQQLLQVMSCLLQEQRVVLFSSDWARLTLVAESLLLFLQPLSWQQPYVPVLARGMLDFLMAPTAFLMGCHLSHFEEVAAETDDLILINIDNGSVSTSCSDTVDLPNIPPAAADCFTQRSQSLQIHFDLDQCHHTSCTDINEERAHRRAWQQNLNHDIQRITLEMIVNIFRDVSCHLNYEHRVFNSEEFLKTREPAEQVFYKKVLETYIFHSFLKDRLNRKIDNYARMELSTRSEMQKMKAMIEVPRRPTMQEIQARRKSSITENRLNKRLGMSLPNLGDAQTISFKRNSLLSRIIVSDPALRTPPKPVKVFKLPDFPASLSFHSVQSYYSELIQQLGKAIFSVQNENSTLLARFYYLRGFINTLCSRRLDALSDFQNLYKTDTAIFPTQLLTWLVDSLHRDERQQADRRPELKRLILKVKTENEKTLVQPDDHVKNFELPRKHLHQDDFVRCVQECGIVKDVATIHRLFDALTDGQPKQVDPDLFRVFYTFWKETEAEAQDVNLPTEVIDHLDNSECVYKLSSCVKTSHGVGKIAMTQKRLFLLTEGQPGYFEITKFRDIQDVKIASAPFLLVRIPSLRIQTSGRPEVFEANLKTETELWNLVVKEMWAGRKMADQHKDPQYMTQALTNVLLMDAVMGCVQTQRSIIAASKLAYFDKIKHEVPMMVPKTTSETLKHKINPSLDLAEPQTVHVLLYTPGQLTCNDSEGEMNPKLWVALSGGKVVVFDAASWSMLQDCIQVGESQLNCMLGLVQEQVWIGSQDSVIYIIDTHSMSCNKQLTEHRHEVTGLTVDTRDQHNSQQTYSCSSDGTILQWDSTSLKVKRQLHLSCDRLSSIQIHDGTLWCCCGDRIVELKKNGIPQRRMPLPDDLLSVPSSFSSFIVMPERGQLWTGCVDSGELCLWHTNNHRRPSKRIPLPGSSGVTCMIRVKDQIWVGCRGRSGVGGHCDGQLRSQVLVVDPESHTVAKELQAHSDSIQTLCSAEDRYVLSGSARRDGKIAIWKVE